One Solibacillus sp. R5-41 DNA segment encodes these proteins:
- a CDS encoding flavin reductase family protein yields the protein MRAIDPKKLTERDNYKLLIGSIIPRPIAFITSMSKEGVVNAAPFSFFNIVSSNPPMISVSIQRKQGEMKDTARNIKENRQFVVHIVDTDNVEKVNGTAANLAPDESEVEKVGLTLIDSTTIRVPGIKEAKIRMECELETTLELGGVGENKGCDLIIGKVTKYYIEESIYEDGRIDPDGLAAVSRLAGNDYAKIGKQFTIERPL from the coding sequence ATGCGCGCAATTGATCCTAAAAAATTAACAGAACGAGATAATTATAAGTTACTAATTGGCTCAATCATCCCACGTCCGATTGCATTTATCACGTCAATGTCAAAGGAAGGTGTTGTCAATGCAGCGCCGTTTAGTTTCTTTAATATTGTTTCATCGAATCCACCGATGATTTCAGTGAGCATACAAAGGAAACAAGGTGAAATGAAAGATACGGCACGTAACATAAAAGAAAATCGCCAATTTGTCGTGCATATTGTTGATACTGATAATGTCGAGAAAGTAAATGGAACCGCAGCGAATTTAGCACCAGATGAAAGTGAAGTTGAAAAGGTTGGGCTGACGTTAATTGATAGTACAACGATTCGAGTGCCAGGTATTAAAGAGGCGAAAATTCGAATGGAATGTGAGCTTGAAACAACTTTAGAACTTGGAGGTGTTGGTGAAAACAAAGGTTGTGATTTAATTATTGGTAAAGTAACCAAATATTATATAGAAGAAAGTATTTACGAAGATGGGCGAATCGATCCAGATGGACTGGCTGCTGTTAGCCGTTTGGCAGGGAATGACTATGCAAAAATCGGCAAGCAATTTACAATAGAGCGCCCACTGTAA
- a CDS encoding mandelate racemase/muconate lactonizing enzyme family protein: MLQIKTIEIFNIELPLIEPFIVSYGTYPNMPSIIVKMTTQCGIIGWGEAVPDEHVTGETLEGTYAVLKHTLAPAMIGENPMNFEALHAKMDALIYSAPAAKAAIDIACFDLVGKKLNVPAYQLTGGRYHEKFPITHVLSIGTPEKMANEAAERVEMGYQSFKMKVGRDVTSDVARIQAVRERIGKDIAIRVDVNQGWVNSSTTMQAVRELEQLNIDWLEQPVRADDIDGMVEIKSKTSIPMMIDEGLRGFRDMREIIAKRAADKVNIKLMKCGGIYPAMKLAHMAEMAGIECQIGSMVESSVGSAAGFHVAFSNKAFTSVELTGPLKFSKDIGNLQYDVPFIQLNEKPGLGIEVDEMILAELTREKDVVQ; the protein is encoded by the coding sequence ATGTTACAAATAAAAACAATAGAAATTTTTAATATTGAATTACCATTAATCGAGCCATTTATTGTCAGCTACGGTACATATCCAAATATGCCATCAATTATTGTGAAAATGACGACGCAATGTGGAATAATCGGTTGGGGAGAAGCCGTTCCAGATGAGCATGTAACAGGTGAAACATTAGAGGGGACTTATGCGGTATTAAAGCATACACTAGCACCCGCAATGATTGGTGAAAATCCAATGAATTTTGAGGCGCTTCATGCAAAAATGGATGCGCTTATTTATAGTGCACCGGCAGCAAAAGCAGCCATTGATATTGCATGCTTCGATCTTGTAGGTAAAAAACTAAATGTGCCGGCGTATCAATTAACAGGTGGTCGCTATCATGAAAAATTCCCGATTACGCATGTGTTAAGTATTGGTACACCAGAAAAAATGGCCAATGAAGCAGCAGAGCGTGTGGAAATGGGCTATCAATCATTCAAAATGAAAGTTGGGCGTGATGTGACAAGTGACGTCGCACGAATTCAAGCAGTCCGTGAACGTATTGGCAAGGATATTGCGATTCGTGTCGATGTAAATCAAGGGTGGGTAAACAGTTCTACAACAATGCAAGCAGTCCGTGAATTAGAGCAGCTAAATATTGATTGGCTTGAGCAGCCTGTGCGTGCAGATGATATTGATGGCATGGTAGAAATTAAATCAAAAACATCAATACCAATGATGATTGATGAGGGTTTACGTGGTTTCCGCGACATGCGTGAAATTATCGCAAAACGTGCAGCAGATAAAGTAAATATTAAATTGATGAAATGTGGGGGAATTTACCCTGCTATGAAGCTTGCTCATATGGCCGAAATGGCCGGTATTGAGTGTCAAATCGGCTCCATGGTGGAATCTTCTGTTGGTTCAGCAGCAGGATTTCATGTGGCATTTTCAAATAAAGCATTTACAAGTGTTGAGCTAACAGGACCACTTAAATTTTCAAAAGATATTGGTAATCTACAATATGATGTTCCGTTTATTCAGTTAAATGAAAAACCCGGCTTAGGTATTGAAGTGGATGAAATGATTTTAGCCGAATTAACACGTGAAAAAGATGTGGTGCAGTAA